In the genome of Hymenobacter taeanensis, one region contains:
- a CDS encoding endonuclease/exonuclease/phosphatase family protein: MRHFLFLLLSGLFLNYTLKAQEVTKPLRVATYNLRLNVASDGQNAWPNRKEMVKNLVRYHNFDVFGTQEGFRGQLNDVAELPEYTFVGHGRDDGKEAGEHSAIFYKKSRLKMLQTGDFWLSQTPDKPSKGWDATCCNRICTWAKFQDLKTKREFYFFSVHFDHEGVKARRQSGKLMAQKIQEIAKNAPVICVGDFNSIPSTEQIKTMQALLQDAFQVTKQPPYGPVGTFQGFKLDAPLQDRIDYVFVSKQFDVLDYAVLTDSMRGLYPSDHFTVLVNVVLK; the protein is encoded by the coding sequence ATGCGTCATTTTCTTTTCCTACTTCTGAGCGGGTTGTTCTTAAACTATACGCTGAAGGCGCAAGAGGTCACTAAACCCCTGCGGGTGGCCACCTACAATCTGCGCCTCAACGTAGCAAGCGACGGGCAAAACGCCTGGCCTAACCGCAAGGAAATGGTCAAGAACCTGGTACGTTACCACAACTTTGATGTATTCGGTACTCAGGAAGGGTTCCGGGGCCAGCTCAATGATGTAGCCGAGCTGCCTGAGTACACATTCGTAGGCCACGGCCGCGACGATGGCAAGGAGGCCGGCGAGCATTCGGCCATTTTCTATAAGAAAAGCCGCCTGAAAATGCTGCAAACCGGCGACTTCTGGCTGAGCCAAACTCCCGATAAGCCCTCCAAAGGGTGGGATGCCACCTGCTGCAACCGAATTTGCACTTGGGCCAAATTCCAGGACCTGAAGACGAAGCGGGAGTTCTACTTCTTCAGCGTCCACTTCGACCACGAAGGTGTGAAGGCCCGCCGCCAGTCAGGTAAGCTGATGGCGCAGAAGATCCAGGAAATTGCCAAGAATGCGCCCGTAATCTGTGTCGGGGACTTCAACTCCATCCCTAGTACCGAGCAGATCAAAACCATGCAGGCGCTGCTACAAGACGCTTTCCAGGTTACCAAGCAGCCACCCTATGGCCCGGTAGGTACGTTTCAGGGTTTCAAGCTCGATGCCCCGCTGCAAGACCGGATTGACTACGTATTTGTGAGCAAGCAATTCGATGTATTGGACTATGCGGTATTAACCGATTCTATGCGTGGGCTCTATCCTTCCGACCACTTCACGGTGCTGGTAAATGTGGTGCTGAAATAG
- the rseP gene encoding RIP metalloprotease RseP gives MEGLIMAGQMLLGLSILVGLHEFGHFAAAKYFKIRVDKFYIFFDFLFPLPGVMNFALFKKKIGETEYGLGWFPLGGYVAIHGMIDETQDAEALAAEPQPNEFRAKPAWQRLIVMLGGIIMNVITGIVIFSLLTFKYGESYLPASEVRYGIVPNELGKEIGFQNGDKIVKINGRPFTEFNDVYSPEVVLGDNAYYTVDRSGQIVDIPVPNNFMDRLSDEGQAAFVLPLDPFVVDEVVSNSPAAKAGLQPNDRVMQVAGQKIQFFPELQKALKDHAGKPTVVQVERGGQPVSLTVEVDDDGKIGFKPKSLLNYATRHYGLVESVPAGTKQAFGVVTTQMKAFGKIFSGQASLRKSLGGPIEIAQQYGGKWDWLRFWTLTGMLSMVLAFMNLLPIPALDGGHVIFLLYEMIAGRKPSDKFLEGAQKVGMALILMLMVFVLGNGLFKTIFHF, from the coding sequence TTGGAAGGATTAATCATGGCCGGGCAAATGCTGCTGGGCCTTTCCATACTGGTTGGCCTGCACGAGTTCGGACACTTTGCGGCCGCCAAATATTTCAAGATCCGGGTCGATAAGTTTTACATCTTCTTCGACTTCCTGTTTCCGCTGCCGGGCGTAATGAACTTCGCCCTCTTCAAGAAAAAGATTGGGGAGACGGAGTACGGCCTCGGCTGGTTTCCGCTGGGTGGCTACGTGGCCATTCACGGCATGATCGATGAAACCCAGGATGCCGAAGCCTTGGCCGCCGAGCCTCAGCCCAACGAGTTTCGGGCTAAGCCAGCCTGGCAGCGCCTCATCGTGATGCTGGGTGGCATCATCATGAACGTCATCACGGGAATCGTGATTTTCTCTCTCCTGACATTTAAGTACGGGGAGAGCTACCTGCCCGCCTCTGAGGTGCGCTATGGCATAGTGCCCAACGAGCTAGGAAAAGAGATAGGCTTCCAGAACGGCGACAAAATCGTAAAGATTAATGGCCGCCCCTTCACTGAGTTCAACGATGTGTATAGCCCCGAGGTAGTGCTCGGCGACAATGCCTACTACACCGTTGATCGTAGCGGGCAGATTGTGGACATCCCCGTGCCCAACAACTTCATGGACCGCCTTTCTGATGAAGGCCAGGCCGCTTTTGTGCTCCCCCTCGACCCCTTTGTGGTGGATGAAGTGGTAAGCAACAGCCCCGCTGCCAAAGCGGGCCTGCAGCCCAACGACCGGGTGATGCAGGTAGCTGGCCAGAAGATTCAGTTCTTCCCGGAGCTGCAGAAGGCGCTGAAAGATCATGCCGGTAAGCCCACGGTAGTACAAGTAGAGCGCGGTGGTCAGCCCGTTTCGTTAACCGTTGAGGTAGACGACGACGGCAAAATTGGTTTTAAGCCGAAGTCGTTGCTCAATTATGCCACTCGCCACTATGGCTTGGTTGAGTCTGTTCCGGCGGGTACCAAGCAGGCATTTGGTGTGGTAACCACCCAAATGAAGGCGTTCGGCAAAATCTTCAGCGGTCAGGCTTCGCTGCGGAAATCGTTGGGTGGCCCCATTGAAATTGCCCAGCAATACGGTGGCAAATGGGATTGGCTGCGCTTCTGGACGCTCACTGGTATGCTTTCCATGGTACTGGCCTTCATGAACCTGCTGCCTATTCCGGCGCTTGATGGTGGCCACGTTATCTTCCTGCTCTACGAAATGATTGCCGGCCGCAAACCCTCTGATAAGTTCTTGGAAGGCGCTCAAAAAGTAGGTATGGCGCTCATTCTGATGCTGATGGTGTTTGTACTCGGCAATGGCCTGTTCAAAACCATTTTTCACTTCTAG
- a CDS encoding 1-deoxy-D-xylulose-5-phosphate reductoisomerase, producing MPDSFPKRVTLLGSTGSIGTQALDVIRSQPGKFTVTALSAHSNAELLIQQAQEFRPAAVVIGDEAKYKTVKAALASQPETEVLAGSAALADVAGRDDVDVVLTAMVGYAGLLPTVRAIRAGKTIALANKETLVVAGQLITELVKEYGVGLYPVDSEHSAIFQCLVGEEQNLIEKIILTASGGPFRGRSREQLAQVTKAQALKHPNWDMGAKITIDSASLMNKGLEVIEAKWLFGLRNEQIDVVVHPQSIIHSLVQFEDGSLKAQLGLPDMKLPIQYALGYPQRLPNTFPRFSFLDYPQLTFEQADTTAFRNLALAFEAMGRAGNAPCVLNAANEIAVAAFLRDEIGFLQMSDVVETSLARVSYLAAPSLDDYVQTDHETRRIAQELVGQV from the coding sequence ATGCCTGATTCCTTTCCTAAGCGCGTAACTCTGCTCGGCTCCACCGGCTCCATCGGTACCCAAGCCCTCGATGTAATCCGCAGCCAGCCCGGCAAATTCACCGTCACGGCCCTCTCGGCCCACTCCAACGCCGAGCTGCTCATCCAGCAAGCCCAGGAGTTTCGGCCCGCCGCCGTAGTTATCGGCGACGAAGCTAAATACAAAACCGTAAAAGCTGCCCTGGCCTCGCAACCCGAAACCGAAGTGCTGGCCGGATCCGCCGCCCTCGCCGACGTAGCTGGCCGCGACGATGTTGATGTAGTGCTAACCGCCATGGTGGGCTACGCGGGCCTGTTGCCCACGGTGCGCGCCATCCGGGCCGGCAAAACCATTGCTCTCGCTAATAAGGAAACCTTGGTAGTGGCGGGGCAGCTAATTACTGAACTGGTAAAGGAGTACGGTGTAGGCCTGTACCCCGTCGACTCAGAACACTCCGCCATTTTCCAGTGCCTGGTGGGGGAGGAGCAGAACCTCATTGAGAAGATTATTCTCACCGCCTCCGGTGGCCCGTTCCGGGGCCGCAGCCGCGAGCAGCTGGCTCAGGTGACTAAGGCCCAAGCGCTCAAGCACCCCAACTGGGACATGGGCGCCAAAATCACCATCGATTCCGCGTCCCTCATGAACAAAGGCTTGGAGGTGATTGAGGCCAAGTGGCTCTTCGGGCTGCGTAATGAGCAGATTGATGTAGTGGTACACCCCCAGAGCATCATTCACTCCCTGGTGCAGTTTGAGGATGGCTCTTTAAAAGCTCAGCTAGGCCTCCCCGATATGAAGCTGCCCATTCAGTACGCCCTAGGCTATCCGCAGCGGCTGCCTAATACGTTTCCGCGCTTTTCCTTCCTCGACTATCCTCAGCTCACCTTTGAGCAAGCTGATACCACCGCGTTCCGCAACCTGGCCCTGGCGTTTGAGGCAATGGGCCGCGCTGGCAACGCGCCCTGCGTGCTCAATGCGGCCAACGAAATAGCCGTTGCCGCCTTCCTGCGCGACGAAATTGGGTTCCTGCAAATGTCGGATGTGGTAGAAACCAGCCTCGCCCGGGTTTCGTACCTTGCCGCTCCAAGCCTCGACGACTACGTGCAAACCGACCACGAAACGCGCCGGATTGCGCAGGAGCTGGTAGGTCAGGTCTGA
- a CDS encoding OmpA family protein codes for MLLLLPAVTWAQQKDGLPNSQRKLSARVKQQMRLRPDATPNFPNVNRIAYFEDKKALREIQKAEKRKNWTAARNLLDAYVGQFGIENFYKNTSMLWRLGQLWQKAGNEDRAKVYYSLALKHRRQDIKKVQLYYDSLEQKEADLYVPLKTYYDIVEYRKNIATFRPPKGVYTSMGNVINSPSEDYGPTLNADADQLIFTSKRKLRGINSVVDEDLYTSRFENGVWTEAEPLPKPINSPYNEGSACISKDGKTLYFARCECPTCHGNCDLYVSTFKDGQWSMPKSLGASVNSTAWDSQPTLSPGEDTLYFASDRLGGFGLSDIWYTVKQKNGQWSRALNMGPTVNTRESEVSPFYHPLYHVLYFSSRGQLLNFGDFDIYKTYRVQGRWQEPINIGPLVNGKGSEYYFTIDAESKSLYYARSEEKDMKNLDLYSFPLPMEAQPRATTHVEGSLIDSVSSKPLNGIVSIIDTDNGIEVASKYLRDDGSFDFDLIEGSHYVMLIQSPDFFSVEKSFALQGDTVMKLMTNSIDYRIPLVFKNIEFDQDKATIRASMHPILDRIAVFMVDHPTFRLSISGHTDSKGDPDFNMTLSQDRAEAIRRYIEQKGKLKPNRIESMGYGSTQPLKEEATAEDARINRRVEFRLIKPEGDTGGKAEPGAGSGW; via the coding sequence ATGTTGCTACTACTCCCGGCTGTTACCTGGGCGCAGCAGAAGGATGGCCTACCGAATTCTCAACGTAAACTTTCGGCCAGGGTGAAGCAGCAGATGCGGCTACGGCCGGATGCTACGCCCAATTTCCCTAACGTAAACCGCATAGCGTATTTTGAAGACAAGAAAGCATTACGGGAAATTCAGAAGGCGGAAAAGCGGAAGAACTGGACGGCAGCCCGCAACCTGCTAGACGCGTACGTAGGCCAGTTTGGCATCGAGAACTTTTATAAAAACACCTCTATGCTCTGGCGCCTGGGCCAGCTGTGGCAAAAGGCGGGCAATGAAGACCGCGCCAAAGTGTACTATAGCCTCGCGCTCAAGCACCGCCGCCAAGACATCAAGAAGGTGCAACTCTATTATGACTCGCTGGAGCAAAAGGAGGCCGACCTCTATGTACCACTCAAGACCTACTACGACATTGTTGAGTACCGCAAAAATATTGCGACGTTCCGGCCGCCAAAGGGGGTGTATACATCTATGGGCAATGTCATTAACTCGCCCTCCGAGGATTACGGGCCCACGCTCAACGCCGATGCCGACCAGCTAATCTTCACCTCTAAGCGTAAGCTGCGTGGTATCAACAGCGTTGTTGATGAGGATTTATACACCTCCCGGTTTGAGAATGGGGTCTGGACGGAGGCAGAGCCTTTGCCCAAGCCCATCAACTCACCGTATAATGAAGGCTCAGCCTGCATCAGTAAGGATGGCAAAACCCTGTACTTTGCGCGGTGCGAGTGCCCTACCTGCCACGGCAATTGCGACCTGTATGTTTCTACCTTCAAGGATGGGCAGTGGTCGATGCCGAAAAGCCTGGGGGCCAGCGTCAACTCCACCGCCTGGGACTCGCAGCCTACGCTCTCGCCGGGCGAGGATACGCTGTACTTTGCCTCTGACCGCCTAGGGGGCTTTGGCCTCTCCGATATCTGGTACACCGTAAAGCAGAAGAACGGACAGTGGAGCCGGGCCCTGAACATGGGTCCTACCGTGAATACCCGGGAGAGCGAGGTAAGCCCGTTTTACCACCCGCTTTACCACGTGCTGTATTTCTCTTCGCGCGGGCAGCTGCTGAACTTCGGCGACTTTGATATCTATAAGACGTACCGGGTGCAGGGCCGCTGGCAGGAACCCATAAACATTGGCCCGCTGGTAAACGGGAAAGGCTCAGAGTACTACTTCACCATTGATGCCGAGTCCAAGAGCCTGTACTACGCCCGCTCGGAGGAAAAGGACATGAAAAACCTGGACCTCTACTCCTTTCCGCTGCCCATGGAAGCGCAGCCGCGGGCAACTACTCACGTAGAGGGCTCCCTGATTGACTCCGTAAGCAGCAAACCGCTCAACGGCATTGTTAGCATTATTGACACGGACAACGGCATTGAGGTAGCGAGTAAGTACCTGCGCGACGATGGCTCCTTTGACTTTGACCTGATTGAGGGCTCTCACTACGTAATGCTGATTCAGAGCCCCGACTTTTTTAGTGTGGAGAAGAGCTTCGCGCTGCAGGGTGATACGGTGATGAAACTGATGACCAACTCCATCGACTACCGGATTCCGCTGGTATTTAAGAACATTGAGTTCGACCAGGACAAGGCTACCATTCGGGCCAGCATGCATCCTATTCTGGACCGCATTGCCGTGTTTATGGTCGACCATCCTACATTCCGCCTCAGTATATCCGGCCACACCGACTCTAAGGGCGACCCGGATTTCAACATGACCCTTTCGCAGGACCGTGCTGAAGCCATCCGGCGATATATTGAGCAGAAGGGCAAGCTCAAACCCAACCGCATTGAGAGTATGGGTTACGGCAGCACGCAGCCGCTAAAAGAGGAAGCCACCGCCGAAGATGCCCGCATAAACCGCCGCGTTGAATTCCGGTTGATTAAGCCCGAGGGCGATACTGGCGGCAAGGCTGAACCTGGTGCTGGCAGTGGCTGGTAA
- a CDS encoding DUF6702 family protein: MFRQIFLLLPVVLLLSLAAWAHAYHASIMELRYNPQKLQLEIALKLFSDDFEKALSVGQAKGISLDKSPKEQVNTLVTQLVRRSLEFSTKPGEVLPLTLVGIQHEHDSHWVYFTAKLPRPVPEVTLRHKLMLDVFPDQMNVVNLEANGQKQTLLFREGQEQQQLKW; the protein is encoded by the coding sequence ATGTTCCGTCAAATATTCTTGTTGCTTCCGGTGGTGCTGCTGCTGAGCCTGGCGGCCTGGGCCCACGCTTACCACGCCAGCATTATGGAGTTGCGTTACAACCCGCAGAAGCTGCAGCTGGAAATTGCGCTCAAGCTGTTCAGTGATGATTTCGAGAAAGCCTTATCCGTAGGCCAGGCAAAGGGTATCAGCCTGGATAAATCACCCAAAGAGCAGGTAAACACGCTGGTCACGCAGCTAGTCCGGCGCTCCTTAGAGTTCAGCACCAAGCCCGGCGAGGTACTGCCCCTCACCCTCGTTGGCATTCAACATGAGCATGACTCTCACTGGGTATACTTCACCGCCAAGCTGCCTAGGCCAGTACCAGAAGTTACGCTGCGCCACAAACTAATGCTTGATGTATTTCCTGACCAGATGAACGTTGTAAATCTGGAGGCCAATGGCCAGAAACAAACTCTGCTGTTTCGGGAGGGGCAGGAGCAGCAGCAATTGAAGTGGTAG
- a CDS encoding 3-oxoacyl-ACP synthase codes for MAGPDQLVKSQLHAACLAYVQERIDACQAAIQAAQESANSETKSSAGDKYETGRAMAQNERDRNTIQLRQAQQLHGELARINPELPCDTVRPGALVQTSLGHFYISISADKLTVGGLDYFAVSPAAPVAAALAGRRAGEQVVFNGKPVKIHEIQ; via the coding sequence ATGGCAGGCCCAGACCAGCTAGTTAAATCTCAACTCCACGCCGCCTGCCTGGCCTACGTGCAGGAGCGCATAGATGCCTGCCAGGCGGCCATTCAAGCGGCGCAGGAGTCGGCTAACTCCGAAACCAAGAGCAGCGCCGGCGACAAGTACGAAACCGGCCGCGCTATGGCCCAGAATGAGCGTGATCGAAACACCATCCAACTCCGCCAGGCCCAGCAGCTACACGGAGAGTTGGCTCGCATCAACCCTGAACTTCCCTGTGACACTGTGCGTCCCGGGGCTCTCGTCCAGACGAGTCTAGGCCACTTCTACATCAGCATTAGCGCCGACAAGCTCACGGTAGGTGGCCTAGACTACTTCGCCGTATCGCCGGCCGCGCCAGTTGCGGCTGCGCTGGCAGGCAGGCGGGCAGGAGAGCAGGTAGTATTTAACGGAAAACCTGTCAAAATTCATGAAATACAGTAG